The following are from one region of the Halodesulfurarchaeum sp. HSR-GB genome:
- the nrfD gene encoding NrfD/PsrC family molybdoenzyme membrane anchor subunit encodes MLAAESGVIWVPRVHWGLFIATYLFLGGVSGGSYVTSVSAQLIRGRASSDVEWQSRDETSRWGSLLSVVAIGVGTGALLYHLGAPLRALTFAWNFTNYGSWLVIGTWLIVIFSTLATLDLVWNFFGSEKQGRTSGSFFVRRILGWIAIGGEPVVLNLLDRFSDITKPPQKLHTAIRVFGAFLGMGVIVYTSMLLSDLWTCPLWNRTYLPPLFLMSGISTGLAATVAMPAIFDGLTETVHQYSLADDALIVVELGILLAFYNFLQGRTGCMASQATVDSLNSVFSMPFWVGVVGLGLLTPLAMSLVMTGASALFDLDERSHTWHQIFRAGYVLKYSLVLVGGFFLRYVIIFAAVKLPLTVA; translated from the coding sequence ATGCTCGCAGCTGAAAGTGGCGTCATCTGGGTGCCCCGCGTTCACTGGGGGTTGTTCATCGCCACCTACCTCTTCCTCGGGGGTGTGAGCGGTGGCTCCTACGTGACCTCGGTCTCGGCACAGTTGATCCGGGGCCGGGCGAGTAGTGACGTCGAATGGCAGTCTCGTGACGAGACCTCTCGCTGGGGGAGCCTGCTGTCCGTCGTGGCTATCGGTGTGGGGACCGGCGCGCTGCTCTATCACCTCGGTGCGCCGTTGCGGGCGTTGACCTTCGCCTGGAACTTCACGAACTACGGTTCCTGGCTCGTGATCGGGACCTGGCTCATCGTCATCTTCTCGACGCTGGCCACCCTGGACCTCGTCTGGAACTTCTTCGGGAGCGAGAAGCAGGGCCGGACCTCGGGAAGCTTCTTCGTCCGACGGATCCTCGGCTGGATCGCCATCGGCGGCGAACCGGTGGTTCTGAACCTCTTGGATCGGTTCTCGGACATCACGAAGCCGCCCCAGAAACTTCACACCGCGATCCGGGTGTTCGGGGCGTTCCTCGGTATGGGGGTCATCGTCTACACGTCGATGCTGCTCTCCGATCTCTGGACCTGCCCGCTCTGGAACCGGACCTACCTGCCGCCACTCTTCCTGATGAGTGGGATCTCGACCGGGCTCGCGGCCACGGTGGCCATGCCCGCGATCTTCGACGGCCTGACCGAGACCGTTCACCAGTACAGTCTGGCGGACGACGCACTGATCGTCGTCGAACTGGGGATCCTGCTGGCCTTCTACAACTTCCTGCAGGGCCGGACGGGCTGTATGGCGAGCCAGGCGACGGTGGACTCGTTGAACTCGGTGTTCTCCATGCCCTTCTGGGTCGGTGTCGTGGGCCTGGGACTGCTCACGCCCCTGGCGATGTCACTGGTGATGACGGGCGCCTCGGCGCTCTTCGATCTCGACGAGCGGAGCCACACCTGGCATCAGATCTTCCGGGCGGGGTATGTCCTCAAGTATAGCCTGGTGCTCGTCGGCGGCTTTTTCCTCCGCTATGTCATCATCTTCGCGGCGGTGAAACTCCCGCTGACGGTCGCCTAA
- a CDS encoding HTH domain-containing protein — MAQTIKEMVYSSVSPEEVFESFYGLNHRERKTYETLLTAEEPLSVETIAERMDCSLSTAYRYIDTLETHNLVHETGLYDGEYLKSGYTAEDPAVIAEHMFDYVDFKVEKCRKNIEAVTGTDLETDCEETEWDRAGTFLSE, encoded by the coding sequence ATGGCACAAACGATCAAGGAGATGGTCTACTCGAGTGTTTCCCCCGAGGAGGTCTTCGAATCCTTCTACGGCCTCAATCATCGGGAGCGCAAGACCTACGAGACTCTCCTGACCGCCGAGGAGCCACTCTCCGTCGAGACGATCGCCGAGCGGATGGACTGCTCGCTCTCGACGGCCTATCGGTACATTGATACGCTGGAGACCCACAACCTCGTCCACGAGACGGGCCTGTACGACGGCGAGTACCTCAAATCCGGGTACACCGCCGAAGATCCGGCCGTGATCGCCGAGCACATGTTCGATTACGTGGACTTCAAAGTCGAGAAGTGTCGCAAGAACATCGAGGCGGTGACCGGCACCGACCTGGAGACCGACTGTGAGGAGACCGAGTGGGATCGGGCCGGAACTTTCCTTTCGGAGTAA
- a CDS encoding metal-dependent transcriptional regulator: MSRTDQPDPVADLPNRNAGRYLRSILAAVSGPDEEVRPSHIADRLGVTPASVTEMTRRLAADGYVDHEPYGGISLTRKGALMARHLQWRQCVFTQFFEESLDVSIPETASYEASFALPAAVIDEARAYVGIDCEDRCDERIWETPCENVPGQAIEGSGPAETAGQS, encoded by the coding sequence ATGTCCCGAACTGACCAGCCGGACCCAGTTGCGGACCTGCCCAACCGGAACGCCGGGCGATACCTCCGGAGCATCCTGGCCGCCGTTTCGGGCCCGGACGAGGAGGTCCGCCCCTCCCACATCGCCGATCGACTCGGTGTGACGCCGGCGAGCGTAACCGAGATGACCCGTCGACTGGCCGCAGACGGCTACGTCGACCACGAACCCTACGGCGGGATCTCGCTCACACGAAAAGGGGCGTTGATGGCCCGACACCTCCAGTGGCGACAGTGTGTGTTCACCCAGTTCTTCGAGGAGTCCCTCGACGTTTCGATCCCCGAGACGGCCAGTTACGAGGCGAGTTTCGCCCTCCCGGCCGCAGTGATCGACGAGGCCCGGGCCTACGTGGGCATCGACTGTGAGGACCGCTGTGACGAACGCATCTGGGAGACGCCCTGTGAGAACGTTCCCGGGCAGGCCATCGAAGGCTCCGGCCCGGCCGAGACGGCCGGCCAGTCCTGA
- a CDS encoding Rossmann-like domain-containing protein, translating to MPSARARSILRARLDTIQDAPPITGVATGDELTMVVLDDDRAGVAMLPEGTIPEVAGESARAVAKQGIESSDPRERALGVAALNALDAPADVRPGLDPFRSLDPATERVAMVGLFAPVLYHLDAGHVDVFERDPDAMDLPEDLPADIEVEMHAPESASEIVPESAVLFVTGSTLVYGGLGNYLDAARPDQTVVIVGASASFTPAPLFEAGVDLVGGASVADIDRLHTEIEAGHSEAQLHDVGLHKWAVLDPRATDLPGLQLE from the coding sequence ATGCCTTCCGCCCGCGCTCGATCCATCCTCCGCGCGCGCCTCGACACCATCCAGGACGCCCCACCTATCACGGGCGTCGCGACTGGCGACGAACTCACCATGGTCGTCCTCGACGACGACCGGGCCGGCGTCGCGATGCTCCCCGAAGGCACCATCCCCGAGGTCGCCGGCGAGTCGGCACGCGCCGTCGCAAAACAGGGCATCGAGAGTTCGGATCCACGCGAGCGCGCGCTCGGGGTCGCCGCGCTCAACGCCCTCGACGCCCCGGCGGACGTTCGCCCGGGGCTGGACCCCTTCCGCAGCCTCGACCCCGCGACTGAACGGGTGGCGATGGTCGGGCTGTTCGCCCCCGTGCTCTACCACCTCGATGCGGGCCACGTGGACGTCTTCGAGCGCGATCCCGACGCGATGGACCTGCCCGAGGATCTCCCAGCGGACATCGAGGTCGAAATGCACGCGCCCGAGAGCGCGAGCGAGATCGTCCCCGAATCGGCGGTGCTCTTCGTCACTGGCTCGACGCTGGTCTACGGCGGACTCGGGAACTATCTGGACGCCGCGCGACCCGACCAGACCGTCGTGATCGTGGGCGCGAGCGCGTCGTTCACGCCGGCCCCGCTCTTCGAGGCCGGAGTCGATCTGGTCGGCGGGGCCAGCGTGGCCGACATCGACCGGCTCCACACCGAAATCGAGGCCGGGCACTCGGAAGCCCAGCTGCACGACGTCGGGCTGCACAAGTGGGCCGTCCTCGATCCCCGGGCCACTGACCTGCCGGGACTGCAACTCGAATAA
- a CDS encoding O-acetylhomoserine aminocarboxypropyltransferase/cysteine synthase family protein, giving the protein MTDDETGLYTRAIHAGQAPDEATHSRAPPIYQTTSYTFEDSADAAAQFALEKPGYVYSRLGNPTVESLQERLASLEGGVGAVATGSGMAALDLVTFLLAQAGDNIVAASALYGGTHTYLNHTASRRGIETRFVDTLSPAEYREAIDEHTAYVLIETIGNPALVTPDIEQIADIAHENDTPLLVDNTFATPYLANPIEYGADLVWNSTTKWLHGAGSTVGGVIVDGGSFPWAEHAEKYPEIGGENPAYHGVNFAERFGDAAFTNAAIARGLRDLGNQQAPFDAWVTLQKLETFPLRMARHCENAAIVAEYLDDHPAVQWINYPGLETHETAENADRYLDGGYGGMITFGVDGGYDAAQRATESTELASLLANVGDAKTLIIHPASTTHQQLSESELAAAGVKPDMIRLSVGLEDPADIIADLDQAIEAATR; this is encoded by the coding sequence ATGACCGACGACGAGACGGGCCTGTACACCCGCGCGATCCACGCCGGGCAGGCCCCCGACGAGGCGACCCACTCGCGAGCGCCACCGATCTATCAGACGACCTCCTACACCTTCGAGGACAGTGCGGATGCCGCCGCCCAATTCGCGCTGGAGAAGCCCGGCTATGTCTACTCCCGGCTGGGCAACCCCACCGTCGAGAGCCTCCAGGAGCGACTGGCCAGCCTGGAAGGCGGCGTGGGTGCGGTCGCGACCGGCTCCGGCATGGCCGCGCTGGATCTGGTCACCTTCCTGCTGGCTCAGGCCGGTGACAACATCGTCGCCGCCTCCGCGCTCTACGGCGGGACCCACACCTATCTGAACCACACCGCGAGCCGACGGGGGATCGAGACCCGGTTTGTCGACACCCTCTCGCCGGCCGAGTACCGCGAGGCCATCGACGAGCACACCGCCTACGTCCTCATCGAGACCATCGGCAACCCGGCGCTGGTGACCCCGGACATCGAGCAGATCGCGGACATCGCCCACGAGAACGACACGCCGCTGCTCGTGGACAACACCTTCGCGACCCCGTACCTCGCGAACCCCATCGAGTACGGCGCGGACCTGGTCTGGAACTCGACCACCAAGTGGCTCCACGGGGCCGGTTCGACCGTCGGCGGCGTGATCGTCGACGGTGGCTCGTTCCCCTGGGCCGAGCACGCCGAGAAGTACCCCGAAATCGGCGGGGAGAACCCCGCCTACCACGGTGTGAACTTCGCCGAACGCTTCGGCGACGCGGCCTTCACCAACGCCGCCATCGCCCGCGGGCTGCGGGACCTGGGGAACCAGCAGGCGCCCTTCGACGCCTGGGTCACCCTCCAGAAGTTGGAGACCTTCCCGCTGCGGATGGCCCGGCACTGCGAGAATGCGGCCATCGTCGCGGAGTACCTCGATGATCACCCGGCCGTCCAGTGGATCAACTACCCGGGGCTGGAGACCCACGAGACGGCCGAAAACGCGGATCGCTACCTCGATGGCGGGTACGGCGGGATGATCACCTTCGGCGTCGACGGGGGCTATGACGCCGCCCAGCGGGCGACCGAATCGACCGAACTCGCGAGCCTCCTCGCGAACGTCGGGGACGCCAAGACGCTGATCATCCACCCGGCCTCGACCACCCACCAGCAGCTTTCGGAGTCGGAACTGGCCGCCGCGGGGGTGAAACCAGATATGATCCGGCTCTCGGTTGGGCTGGAGGACCCCGCAGACATCATCGCGGATCTAGATCAGGCGATCGAGGCGGCCACCCGGTAG